The Rhododendron vialii isolate Sample 1 chromosome 8a, ASM3025357v1 genome has a window encoding:
- the LOC131298969 gene encoding uncharacterized protein LOC131298969 isoform X2, translating into MAMEICSENSSSTLVMSPARISFSYDLSQSDAAPIEHHFRSNSSSSSGVDFDFCTQEACAQASSSADELFSDGRILPFRIKENVAPQRREIRPPEVLAADLQCGKGEIEEGLKEERKGAISESEEKHGSKSFWRFKRSSSLNCGSGYGPSLCPLPLLSRSNSTGSAASQKQNSKKNHPSVAAPKIPSQYSSTWGSYQKPPLKKSYGSYGNGGGVRVNPVLNVHPGNLFGLGSIFGKEKSKRK; encoded by the exons ATGGCAATGGAGATATGCTCTGAGAATTCTTCTTCTACGCTGGTGATGAGTCCAGCTAGGATCTCGTTCTCGTACGACCTCTCTCAATCCGACGCCGCTCCGATCGAACACCACTTCCGAtcgaattcttcttcttcttcgggcGTCGATTTCGATTTCTGCACCCAAGAGGCTTGCGCCCAGGCGTCTTCATCCGCCGATGAGCTTTTTTCTGACGGGAGAATCCTTCCCTTCCGAATCAAGGAAAACGTCGCTCCGCAGCGGCGAGAAATTCGGCCACCGGAAGTTCTGGCAGCGGATCTACAATGTGGAAAAGGTGAGATTGAAGAGGGATTGAAGGAGGAGAGGAAAGGAGCGATCTCCGAGTCCGAGGAAAAACAT GGCTCGAAATCGTTTTGGCGATTCAAGAGGAGTAGCAGTTTGAATTGTGGCAGTGGATATGGTCCGAGCTTATGCCCCCTGCCTCTTCTATCGAGAAGTAATTCAACCGGTTCAGCAGCGAGCCAGAAGCAGaattccaagaaaaatcatccaTCCGTTGCAGCTCCAAAGATACCATCGCAATACTCTTCAACTTGGGGTAGCTATCAGAAGCCTCCATTGAAGAAGAGTTACGGGTCTTATGGCAACGGTGGTGGTGTTCGAGTCAATCCAGTGTTGAATGTTCATCCAGGTAATCTTTTTGGCTTAGGCTCGATCTTCGGGAAGGAGAAAAGCAAGAGGAAGTGA
- the LOC131298969 gene encoding uncharacterized protein LOC131298969 isoform X1: MAMEICSENSSSTLVMSPARISFSYDLSQSDAAPIEHHFRSNSSSSSGVDFDFCTQEACAQASSSADELFSDGRILPFRIKENVAPQRREIRPPEVLAADLQCGKGEIEEGLKEERKGAISESEEKHQGSKSFWRFKRSSSLNCGSGYGPSLCPLPLLSRSNSTGSAASQKQNSKKNHPSVAAPKIPSQYSSTWGSYQKPPLKKSYGSYGNGGGVRVNPVLNVHPGNLFGLGSIFGKEKSKRK, encoded by the exons ATGGCAATGGAGATATGCTCTGAGAATTCTTCTTCTACGCTGGTGATGAGTCCAGCTAGGATCTCGTTCTCGTACGACCTCTCTCAATCCGACGCCGCTCCGATCGAACACCACTTCCGAtcgaattcttcttcttcttcgggcGTCGATTTCGATTTCTGCACCCAAGAGGCTTGCGCCCAGGCGTCTTCATCCGCCGATGAGCTTTTTTCTGACGGGAGAATCCTTCCCTTCCGAATCAAGGAAAACGTCGCTCCGCAGCGGCGAGAAATTCGGCCACCGGAAGTTCTGGCAGCGGATCTACAATGTGGAAAAGGTGAGATTGAAGAGGGATTGAAGGAGGAGAGGAAAGGAGCGATCTCCGAGTCCGAGGAAAAACAT CAGGGCTCGAAATCGTTTTGGCGATTCAAGAGGAGTAGCAGTTTGAATTGTGGCAGTGGATATGGTCCGAGCTTATGCCCCCTGCCTCTTCTATCGAGAAGTAATTCAACCGGTTCAGCAGCGAGCCAGAAGCAGaattccaagaaaaatcatccaTCCGTTGCAGCTCCAAAGATACCATCGCAATACTCTTCAACTTGGGGTAGCTATCAGAAGCCTCCATTGAAGAAGAGTTACGGGTCTTATGGCAACGGTGGTGGTGTTCGAGTCAATCCAGTGTTGAATGTTCATCCAGGTAATCTTTTTGGCTTAGGCTCGATCTTCGGGAAGGAGAAAAGCAAGAGGAAGTGA